The following coding sequences lie in one bacterium genomic window:
- the tatC gene encoding twin-arginine translocase subunit TatC, translated as MEDKNKSAKNEMPFLEHLEELRQRILKSLASVILFTLGAFPFTGFLLNFLTLPNDNLPSPAKLIFLKPAGMLIVRMEIAIAAGLIFSLPVILYQFWMFVSPGLLYKEKKFLFPSLLFTTFCFVSGSFFAYKILIPVVLPFLFSMGTEFIEANINITEYISFVLRLIIISGLIFELPVLSFFLARIGVLSPKFMRKYRGYAVVLVFVFAAIITPPDPMSQLLIAIPLLFLYELSIFIALFAQKKRQKGEAARDI; from the coding sequence ATGGAAGATAAAAATAAATCAGCTAAAAATGAAATGCCGTTCCTCGAACATCTCGAAGAGCTCAGGCAAAGGATTCTTAAAAGCCTGGCTTCAGTAATTTTATTTACTCTCGGGGCATTTCCATTTACCGGATTTCTTCTCAATTTTCTTACTTTGCCGAATGACAATTTGCCTTCACCTGCAAAACTTATCTTTCTAAAGCCTGCAGGAATGCTCATTGTAAGAATGGAAATCGCTATTGCTGCAGGGCTTATTTTTTCTCTTCCGGTTATTCTTTATCAGTTTTGGATGTTCGTATCTCCGGGTTTGTTGTACAAAGAAAAAAAGTTTCTCTTTCCTTCTCTTCTATTCACAACATTCTGCTTTGTTTCCGGCTCTTTTTTTGCCTATAAAATTCTCATTCCAGTAGTTTTGCCGTTTTTGTTCAGTATGGGTACCGAATTCATAGAAGCAAATATCAATATCACCGAATACATCAGTTTTGTATTGCGCCTCATTATAATCTCCGGGTTAATTTTTGAACTTCCGGTTCTCTCTTTTTTCCTTGCCAGAATAGGTGTTCTAAGTCCAAAATTTATGCGTAAATACAGAGGCTATGCCGTAGTGCTGGTATTTGTTTTTGCAGCCATAATAACTCCTCCTGACCCTATGAGCCAGTTATTAATTGCAATCCCACTACTTTTTTTGTATGAATTAAGTATTTTTATAGCT
- a CDS encoding RnfABCDGE type electron transport complex subunit A: MDLQSLLLISIGSIFISNIVLSKFLGLCPFIGVSKQLDSAIGMGMSVIFVMTLSSAATWLIYTYFLEPTSQNLIFKLFLRGKGSSPDLTYLRTISFILVIAGFVQFVEMVIQKISPALYKSLGIYLPLITTNCAVLGIALLNIDNNYTFIESLVNGFMSGAGFTLALILMAGLRERIELANLPKAMKGVPIAFILAGCMSLAFLGFSGLSF, encoded by the coding sequence ATGGACTTACAATCACTTTTATTAATATCAATTGGATCGATTTTCATTTCCAATATTGTTCTTTCCAAATTTCTAGGATTGTGCCCTTTTATAGGTGTATCAAAACAGCTTGATTCAGCAATAGGCATGGGGATGTCCGTTATTTTTGTCATGACTCTTTCATCTGCGGCTACATGGCTAATCTATACCTATTTTCTTGAGCCTACATCGCAAAATCTTATCTTTAAGCTCTTTCTCAGGGGAAAAGGTTCTTCTCCTGACCTGACATATCTTAGGACAATATCATTTATTCTTGTTATTGCAGGTTTCGTTCAGTTTGTTGAAATGGTCATACAAAAAATCAGCCCTGCGCTTTACAAGTCACTTGGTATTTATCTTCCTTTAATTACAACGAATTGTGCAGTATTGGGAATTGCTCTTTTGAACATTGATAATAATTATACTTTTATTGAGAGTCTTGTTAACGGTTTTATGTCCGGCGCAGGATTCACACTTGCTCTGATTTTAATGGCAGGTTTGAGAGAAAGAATTGAACTTGCAAACCTTCCAAAAGCAATGAAAGGCGTACCTATTGCATTTATTCTGGCAGGATGTATGTCTCTTGCATTTCTTGGTTTTTCCGGGCTTTCTTTTTAA
- a CDS encoding electron transport complex subunit E — MKASHELLKGIFASNPVFRLLLGLCPTLAVTSSVNNAIGMGSAATFVLLSSNFVVSLIRKFVPSKIRIPVYITVIATFVTIVDLLMAGFFPDLHKSLGIFIPLIVVNCIILGRAEAFASKNNVFYSLVDGLGMGLGFTLALIIISTFREILGNGTWLGMPVFGTSFKPALLMILNPGAFFTIGFIIAFLNWFDKKTKTT, encoded by the coding sequence ATGAAAGCGTCTCACGAGTTACTTAAAGGTATTTTTGCAAGTAATCCTGTTTTCAGGCTTCTGCTTGGCCTCTGCCCTACTCTCGCCGTTACGTCCTCGGTGAATAATGCGATTGGAATGGGCAGTGCAGCAACTTTTGTCCTTTTAAGCTCTAACTTTGTAGTGTCTCTTATCAGGAAGTTTGTTCCTTCAAAAATCAGAATTCCTGTATATATTACTGTTATTGCAACATTTGTTACAATTGTGGATCTGCTTATGGCAGGATTTTTTCCCGATCTTCATAAATCTCTCGGAATATTTATCCCTCTTATTGTAGTAAATTGTATCATACTCGGCAGGGCTGAAGCATTTGCAAGTAAAAACAATGTTTTCTACTCTCTGGTTGATGGGCTTGGTATGGGGCTCGGATTCACTCTTGCACTGATTATCATATCAACATTCAGAGAAATTCTCGGCAACGGCACCTGGCTTGGCATGCCTGTGTTCGGAACTTCATTTAAGCCGGCTCTTTTAATGATATTAAACCCTGGAGCTTTCTTTACAATAGGATTTATTATAGCTTTTCTTAATTGGTTTGATAAAAAAACAAAAACGACATAA
- a CDS encoding RnfABCDGE type electron transport complex subunit G, producing the protein MKDIPKFALTLLIVTLIASGSLAWVNNITKPKILKLQTQDLEHGLLNVLPAARKGVIDPVKGHKKTIFYKGYSDREKKHLIGYAFLVPASGYSSTIRTLVGVDTSGVIIAIQILSQQETPGLGTKCQEIRSGDTKPWFQEQFIGKQCRDISVNKDGGEIVALTGATITSRAITNAIADSSKSVFNIINRKIK; encoded by the coding sequence ATGAAAGATATTCCAAAATTCGCACTGACATTATTAATAGTTACCTTAATTGCATCCGGATCTCTCGCATGGGTAAATAATATAACCAAACCTAAGATACTTAAGCTTCAAACCCAGGACCTTGAACATGGACTTCTGAATGTATTGCCTGCTGCACGAAAAGGCGTTATTGATCCGGTTAAAGGTCATAAAAAAACCATCTTTTATAAAGGCTATTCCGATCGAGAAAAAAAACATCTGATCGGATACGCTTTTCTTGTTCCTGCAAGCGGCTATTCAAGCACAATTCGAACACTTGTCGGAGTTGATACATCAGGGGTTATAATTGCAATTCAGATTCTTTCCCAGCAGGAGACTCCAGGCCTTGGAACAAAATGCCAGGAAATACGGTCAGGTGACACCAAACCATGGTTCCAGGAACAATTCATTGGTAAACAATGTAGGGATATTTCCGTTAATAAGGACGGTGGTGAAATTGTCGCATTGACAGGTGCTACAATAACATCACGTGCTATTACAAATGCAATTGCAGATTCCTCAAAATCAGTTTTTAATATTATTAATAGGAAAATAAAATGA
- a CDS encoding RnfABCDGE type electron transport complex subunit D: protein MDKTFFISPSPHIKDKDSIHKIMYTVILALLPAGAGAVYFFGLRALWVILVTVAAALLSEALCDKMMKRPVTISDGSAIITGILLAYNLPAEVPLWLPVTGAFVAIVIGKMVFGGLGFNPMNPALIGRAFLMASWPVNMTVFRTIPRHGTLSGISAITSATPLNVFKHSREILINTSSFSTQQITEAANAVSQFSSSYGELFWGKVGGCLGETSAALLILGALFLMYKRIIGWKIPFSYIGTVAVLSWIFGGTNGLFSGDPLFHVLSGGLILGAFFMATDMVTSPITFKGRIYFGIGCGILTIVIRLWGGYPEGVSYSILLMNLTTPLLDKYTKPKPFGGK, encoded by the coding sequence ATGGATAAAACTTTTTTTATATCCCCTTCTCCTCATATTAAGGACAAGGATTCCATACATAAAATTATGTATACTGTAATACTTGCTCTTTTACCTGCTGGTGCCGGAGCTGTATACTTTTTCGGGTTAAGAGCTCTTTGGGTAATTCTTGTAACAGTTGCAGCAGCTCTTTTAAGTGAAGCATTATGTGACAAAATGATGAAACGTCCCGTAACCATCAGCGATGGGAGTGCAATAATAACAGGCATCCTGCTTGCATACAATCTCCCTGCGGAAGTTCCTTTGTGGCTTCCTGTAACAGGAGCATTTGTAGCAATTGTAATTGGGAAAATGGTTTTCGGTGGATTAGGTTTTAATCCGATGAACCCTGCTCTTATTGGCCGTGCTTTTTTAATGGCTTCATGGCCTGTAAATATGACTGTATTCAGAACAATCCCAAGACACGGTACATTATCAGGGATTTCAGCCATTACAAGTGCTACACCCTTGAATGTTTTTAAACATTCAAGGGAAATTCTGATAAACACCTCTTCTTTCTCTACTCAGCAGATCACAGAAGCAGCCAATGCAGTTTCACAATTTTCTTCAAGTTACGGAGAGCTGTTCTGGGGGAAGGTTGGCGGCTGTCTAGGAGAGACATCTGCTGCGCTATTGATTCTTGGCGCTCTGTTTTTAATGTATAAACGTATAATCGGATGGAAAATACCATTTTCATATATTGGTACGGTTGCTGTTCTATCTTGGATATTCGGCGGTACTAACGGGCTGTTTTCCGGTGATCCACTTTTTCACGTTCTTTCCGGAGGATTAATTCTCGGGGCCTTTTTTATGGCAACCGATATGGTAACTTCACCAATTACATTTAAAGGCAGAATATATTTTGGAATAGGCTGCGGTATTTTAACTATTGTTATAAGACTGTGGGGAGGATATCCGGAAGGAGTTTCTTATTCCATACTTCTAATGAATTTAACTACCCCTCTTCTTGATAAATACACCAAACCAAAACCATTCGGAGGTAAATAG
- the rsxC gene encoding electron transport complex subunit RsxC, whose product MKKSFKGGAHPPDNKHYSENRAIETPPLPESVVIPVQQHIGAPAEPLVKKGDRVKTGQPIAKASKFVSLPCHSSVTGTIAAVEERPHPLGVNVLSIVINRDGEDEWFEDYTINGNYQNFSNEQIKNMIQDAGIAGMGGAAFPTHVKLSPPKDKKIDVLIINGVECEPFLTSDHQIMLERADDILNGINILKKAVGVKKAIIGIEKNKPDAIQLFKKKCENTDGITVLPLEVKYPQGAEKQLIRAATGREVPRGGLPMDIGAIVQNVGTAIAVYEAVAFNKPLFERTVCVTGPGINESKNLKVRIGTSFKYLIDFCGGYTENAAKLINGGPMMGIAQKNDEVPVLKGTSGIVVLDKKQADLRSENPCISCARCVDVCPMKLIPSMIATYVEHNFIDDAYKFGLFDCIECGSCSFICPSKRNLVQYIKQGKAKWNKLNRNTD is encoded by the coding sequence CTGAAAAAGAGTTTTAAAGGCGGGGCACACCCTCCTGACAACAAACATTACTCCGAAAATAGGGCTATTGAAACACCTCCTTTGCCCGAATCTGTTGTTATACCTGTTCAGCAGCATATTGGAGCGCCTGCAGAGCCTCTTGTAAAAAAGGGAGACCGTGTCAAAACCGGCCAACCAATTGCAAAAGCTTCAAAATTTGTTTCACTGCCTTGCCATTCATCTGTAACCGGAACTATTGCAGCAGTTGAAGAACGCCCCCATCCCCTTGGCGTAAATGTACTCTCAATTGTAATTAACCGTGACGGAGAAGACGAATGGTTTGAGGATTATACCATTAATGGAAATTATCAGAATTTTTCTAATGAACAAATAAAAAACATGATACAGGACGCGGGAATTGCAGGTATGGGCGGAGCAGCATTCCCTACGCATGTAAAACTTTCTCCGCCAAAAGATAAGAAAATTGATGTACTAATTATAAACGGCGTGGAATGTGAACCATTTTTAACTTCTGATCATCAAATCATGCTTGAACGGGCTGATGACATATTAAATGGAATTAACATTCTTAAAAAAGCCGTTGGTGTTAAAAAAGCAATAATTGGTATTGAAAAGAACAAACCTGATGCCATTCAGCTTTTTAAGAAAAAATGTGAAAATACTGACGGCATTACAGTACTTCCTCTTGAAGTTAAATATCCTCAAGGCGCTGAAAAACAATTAATAAGGGCTGCTACCGGGCGCGAAGTGCCAAGAGGTGGGCTTCCAATGGATATTGGCGCCATTGTCCAGAATGTTGGTACAGCTATTGCGGTTTACGAAGCAGTTGCATTTAATAAACCTCTTTTTGAACGCACTGTCTGCGTAACAGGCCCGGGTATTAACGAATCAAAAAATCTAAAAGTACGCATAGGCACATCTTTTAAATACCTCATAGATTTTTGCGGAGGATATACAGAGAACGCTGCAAAATTAATCAATGGCGGGCCCATGATGGGTATCGCACAAAAAAATGATGAGGTTCCTGTTCTCAAAGGTACATCCGGCATAGTTGTTCTTGATAAAAAACAAGCTGACCTTAGGTCAGAAAATCCTTGTATTTCATGCGCGAGATGTGTTGATGTCTGTCCGATGAAACTCATTCCAAGTATGATAGCAACTTATGTAGAACACAATTTTATTGATGATGCATACAAATTCGGCCTTTTTGATTGTATTGAATGCGGTTCCTGCAGCTTTATATGTCCATCCAAACGCAATCTTGTACAGTACATCAAACAAGGGAAAGCAAAATGGAACAAACTTAACAGGAATACTGATTAA
- the nrdR gene encoding transcriptional repressor NrdR, with amino-acid sequence MKCPFCGADDDRVVDTRPHFDGSAIRRRRLCNKCGKRFITIEEVEDKTFYVIKADGRRESFNRDKLRKGIEIACIKRPVSIDQIDKIVSKIEAEIKAEFVKEIDSLKIGELVSKLLKELDEVAYVRFASVYRKFKDKEEFLRELNQLIE; translated from the coding sequence ATGAAATGCCCTTTTTGCGGCGCTGACGACGACCGCGTTGTCGATACTCGTCCACATTTTGACGGATCTGCAATAAGACGCCGAAGGCTTTGTAATAAATGCGGAAAACGTTTTATCACAATAGAAGAAGTAGAAGATAAAACATTTTACGTTATTAAGGCAGACGGGAGAAGAGAATCCTTTAATAGAGACAAGCTGCGTAAGGGAATTGAGATTGCCTGCATAAAACGGCCTGTATCCATTGATCAAATTGATAAAATCGTAAGCAAGATCGAAGCAGAAATTAAAGCCGAGTTTGTTAAAGAAATTGACTCCTTAAAAATCGGCGAACTTGTTTCAAAATTACTTAAAGAACTCGATGAAGTAGCTTATGTCCGATTCGCATCAGTTTATAGAAAGTTTAAAGACAAGGAAGAATTCTTAAGAGAACTCAATCAATTAATCGAATAA
- a CDS encoding cytidine/deoxycytidylate deaminase family protein, whose protein sequence is MSDKTHQRPSWDEYFMQITLLVAQRSTCLRRKVGAIIVKDKRILATGYNGAPRNMPHCLDIGCLRDKLGIPSGERHELCRGIHAEQNAIIQAATSGVNIEGSVLYCTNHPCVLCTKMIINAGILKVYYLEGYSDDLSKQMAEEANLPMIQYKFEDKK, encoded by the coding sequence ATGAGCGATAAAACACATCAACGCCCTTCGTGGGATGAATATTTTATGCAGATTACGCTTCTTGTGGCTCAGCGCTCTACATGCCTGCGCCGCAAAGTCGGTGCAATTATTGTAAAAGATAAACGAATTCTGGCAACCGGTTACAACGGAGCTCCCCGAAACATGCCCCACTGCCTTGATATCGGATGTTTAAGGGATAAACTCGGCATACCAAGCGGAGAGCGCCATGAACTCTGCCGCGGTATTCATGCAGAGCAGAATGCAATAATTCAGGCAGCTACTTCAGGTGTCAATATAGAAGGATCTGTACTTTACTGCACAAATCATCCATGTGTATTATGCACAAAAATGATAATTAATGCAGGCATTCTCAAAGTTTATTATCTCGAAGGATACAGTGACGATCTCTCAAAACAGATGGCTGAAGAAGCAAATCTTCCCATGATTCAGTATAAATTTGAGGATAAAAAATGA
- a CDS encoding serine hydroxymethyltransferase produces MKTIKTQDPEIFNAIQGEIQRENNTLELIASENFVSKAVLEALGSVMTNKYAEGYPAKRYYGGCEYVDDAENLARDRAKKLFNCEYVNVQPHSGSQANMAIYLAFLKPGDTVLGMSLAHGGHLTHGSPVNFSGQLYHFVSYGVKEETGTIDFDEVWKQAKEHKPRLIVTGASAYPRFIDYAKFREIADSIGAFLMADIAHPAGLVATGLHPDPLPYCDVVTTTTHKTLRGPRGGMILIGKDKENPFGIVAKKSGRHKMMSEVMDSVVMPGMQGGPLMHVIAAKAVGFGENLQPSYKEYCNRILENAQAMSTRLTELGYNLVSGGTDNHLMLVDLSNKGISGKAAEKALEKAGITVNKNMVPFDKKSPFVTSGIRIGTPAMTTRGMEKPEMIEIADMIHTVLSDLDNDSVISKTRDQVYNLCSRFTLYNFD; encoded by the coding sequence ATGAAAACCATTAAAACTCAGGACCCTGAAATTTTCAATGCTATTCAGGGAGAAATTCAGCGGGAAAACAATACTCTGGAATTAATTGCTTCTGAAAATTTTGTAAGTAAAGCAGTTCTTGAAGCTCTTGGCTCAGTGATGACTAACAAATATGCCGAAGGCTATCCGGCAAAACGCTACTACGGTGGTTGTGAATATGTTGATGATGCTGAAAATCTTGCAAGAGACAGGGCAAAAAAACTGTTTAATTGCGAATATGTCAATGTTCAACCCCATTCAGGTTCACAGGCAAATATGGCTATCTACCTTGCTTTTCTCAAACCGGGAGATACTGTTCTCGGAATGAGCCTTGCACACGGAGGCCATCTTACACACGGAAGCCCTGTAAACTTTTCGGGACAGCTTTATCATTTTGTTTCTTATGGAGTTAAAGAAGAGACAGGTACAATTGACTTTGACGAAGTATGGAAACAGGCAAAAGAACATAAACCCAGGCTCATTGTTACAGGTGCAAGTGCATATCCCAGGTTTATTGATTATGCAAAATTCCGCGAGATTGCTGACAGCATCGGAGCCTTTCTAATGGCAGATATTGCTCATCCTGCCGGCCTGGTTGCAACAGGGCTTCATCCAGACCCCCTTCCCTATTGTGATGTTGTTACTACAACTACACATAAAACATTAAGAGGGCCTCGCGGAGGTATGATTTTAATCGGTAAAGACAAAGAAAATCCATTCGGAATAGTTGCTAAAAAATCCGGAAGGCATAAAATGATGTCTGAAGTAATGGATAGTGTTGTTATGCCTGGCATGCAGGGCGGGCCCCTCATGCATGTGATTGCAGCTAAGGCCGTTGGATTCGGAGAGAACCTTCAACCTTCTTACAAGGAATACTGCAACCGTATTCTTGAGAATGCGCAGGCAATGTCCACACGGCTTACAGAGCTTGGTTATAATCTGGTATCCGGAGGCACTGATAATCATCTTATGCTTGTTGACCTGAGTAACAAAGGTATTTCAGGCAAGGCTGCTGAAAAAGCTCTTGAAAAAGCAGGCATAACTGTTAATAAAAATATGGTTCCTTTTGATAAAAAAAGCCCTTTTGTTACAAGCGGAATTAGAATCGGAACTCCCGCAATGACTACAAGAGGTATGGAAAAACCTGAAATGATAGAGATTGCAGACATGATCCACACTGTTCTTTCAGACCTTGACAATGATTCTGTTATTTCCAAAACAAGGGATCAGGTGTATAACCTTTGCAGCCGTTTCACTCTTTACAATTTTGATTAA
- the rpiB gene encoding ribose 5-phosphate isomerase B has protein sequence MLIAIGSDHAGFMLKEHIKSVLKEDGVVIKDIGTDSEESVDYPDFAYKVARAVSDADAELGILICSSGIGMSIAANKVKNIRAALCATPKLAEMSKLHNNANIVTLGADYISKNLAVDVIRKFLETPFSEAPRHIRRVNKISDIESKVNK, from the coding sequence ATGTTAATTGCAATAGGATCCGACCACGCCGGCTTTATGCTTAAAGAACATATAAAGAGCGTATTAAAAGAAGACGGTGTGGTTATAAAAGACATAGGTACTGATTCCGAAGAATCTGTTGATTATCCTGACTTTGCTTATAAGGTAGCACGTGCGGTTTCTGACGCGGATGCAGAACTCGGTATCCTGATCTGCAGTTCAGGCATAGGCATGTCTATAGCTGCTAATAAGGTAAAAAATATTCGTGCGGCTCTTTGTGCTACACCAAAACTTGCAGAAATGAGTAAACTGCATAATAATGCAAATATTGTTACTCTTGGAGCAGACTATATTTCAAAAAACTTGGCCGTAGATGTTATTAGAAAATTTCTTGAAACACCTTTTTCTGAAGCACCTCGGCACATTCGCAGAGTTAATAAAATATCTGATATCGAATCAAAGGTGAACAAATGA
- a CDS encoding tetratricopeptide repeat protein, translating into MLHKRAILVYLLALIALALFANLQFTGCAASKPDPALVAAQQKAIQDSLMEVHKREIAKLFSFGMEPFKQGDYAKALKYFRRVAILDTTGLYGKSLYKRLGTAYIQTGNPDSAAVAYKLGIERNSNDVYCYNALGYIYRIKGENDKAIKVYKKLHELEPDSAGHLRYLGELYVKKDMLPEAIATFRQVLEKNPNDRKSQETLSSLLNQTGDIESMIATQKSLVENNPENLRYRIDLAQSYFKSNQFEKAIEQFNFVISKDDKNISALEYLGECYQQLEKYSLAVKAYNKILALEPANKKNRCNLAMSLASMGRYSSAIKNANRVIYKDPQYGLGYIAKGMVYEQSAEKCVKRNGGKITWNDKLVYKLAYDSFIKAKKDLSVKQDAESHINYLVSVIPTKDDYFMHKTQRYPQGSCYTWIHF; encoded by the coding sequence GTGTTACACAAAAGAGCTATTTTGGTTTACCTTTTGGCATTAATAGCATTAGCATTATTTGCCAATCTGCAATTTACAGGATGCGCTGCATCAAAGCCGGATCCTGCATTAGTCGCAGCACAACAGAAGGCAATTCAGGACTCATTAATGGAAGTCCATAAAAGAGAAATTGCGAAATTATTCAGTTTCGGTATGGAGCCTTTTAAACAAGGAGATTATGCAAAGGCATTAAAATATTTTCGCAGAGTTGCAATATTGGACACAACAGGCCTATACGGCAAAAGCCTTTATAAAAGGCTCGGCACTGCATACATTCAAACCGGTAATCCGGACAGTGCAGCAGTCGCTTATAAACTCGGGATTGAAAGAAATTCAAATGATGTATATTGCTATAATGCTTTAGGGTACATCTATAGAATAAAAGGTGAAAATGACAAAGCCATTAAAGTTTATAAAAAACTTCATGAGCTTGAGCCCGATTCTGCAGGCCATCTTAGATATTTGGGCGAACTTTATGTAAAAAAAGATATGCTTCCTGAAGCAATTGCAACTTTTCGCCAGGTTTTAGAAAAAAATCCCAATGACAGAAAAAGCCAGGAGACATTAAGTTCTCTACTCAATCAAACCGGCGATATTGAGAGTATGATAGCGACTCAAAAATCTCTTGTAGAGAATAACCCTGAAAATCTTCGTTATCGGATAGATCTTGCACAGAGTTATTTTAAATCAAACCAGTTTGAAAAAGCTATCGAACAGTTTAATTTTGTAATCTCAAAAGATGATAAAAATATCTCAGCCTTGGAATATCTCGGCGAATGTTATCAGCAACTGGAAAAGTATTCTCTTGCAGTAAAAGCATATAATAAAATACTTGCTTTAGAGCCTGCCAATAAAAAGAACCGTTGTAATCTCGCAATGAGCCTTGCATCAATGGGAAGATATTCATCTGCAATAAAAAATGCAAACCGTGTTATTTATAAAGACCCTCAATACGGCCTTGGCTATATTGCAAAAGGTATGGTTTATGAGCAGAGTGCTGAAAAATGTGTAAAACGCAATGGCGGAAAAATCACATGGAACGACAAACTCGTTTATAAACTTGCTTATGACTCATTTATTAAAGCAAAAAAAGACCTTTCCGTAAAACAGGATGCTGAGAGCCATATTAATTATCTTGTTTCAGTTATACCTACAAAAGATGATTATTTTATGCATAAAACTCAAAGATATCCGCAGGGAAGCTGTTATACATGGATTCATTTTTAA
- a CDS encoding DNRLRE domain-containing protein has product MKHKIYLSLMALLTLIIFSQCERNKGNPVGADLYNKAMGTIMPPITLSILDTTFSASVPTGKSNYLYLGTYHNRKSVSMFRFIKLPDSVQIDSAIFTFYVNRTFGEKPADLLPDAYLLTYQFDESSFTWQDYRDINPLGEKLELQPLSATSDTTVSFLLPPDVVETWADTNKADLNCGFALTYDEPDTGFIFELYSQDYMNYDNINPRLLLKTHLGDSSYTYNVTPFDVSVTEPDQDNNKFSIIDNGSGTRTIMFFSVDSIPADATINTALLTIYADTTKSFPDNSENFMLRLYPVTDSEWPIPEVPYDTTRYSNPELIAHTDSLTINLTSFVQDWTSGKSENHGLIFMGASEGTNILERKFFSSSAALNKRPLVKIFYTIPPTR; this is encoded by the coding sequence ATGAAACATAAAATTTATCTCAGTTTAATGGCATTACTAACATTGATTATTTTCTCTCAATGCGAAAGGAATAAGGGCAATCCTGTTGGTGCTGATTTATACAACAAAGCCATGGGTACAATTATGCCCCCCATTACTTTGAGTATTTTAGATACAACTTTTTCTGCGTCTGTTCCGACAGGCAAATCAAACTATCTTTATCTTGGGACATATCATAACCGCAAATCAGTTTCCATGTTCAGATTTATCAAGCTTCCTGACAGTGTACAAATAGACAGCGCTATTTTTACTTTTTATGTAAATAGAACATTTGGTGAAAAGCCCGCTGATCTTCTTCCTGATGCATATCTGCTGACATATCAATTTGATGAATCTTCTTTTACATGGCAGGACTACAGAGATATTAATCCTCTCGGAGAAAAACTTGAATTACAGCCCCTTTCTGCAACATCCGACACTACTGTTTCCTTCCTGCTTCCTCCTGATGTTGTAGAAACATGGGCGGATACAAATAAAGCTGATCTGAATTGCGGTTTTGCTCTGACTTATGACGAACCTGACACGGGTTTTATTTTTGAATTGTATAGTCAGGATTATATGAATTATGACAATATTAACCCGAGGCTCCTGCTTAAAACACATCTGGGAGACAGCTCATACACATATAATGTAACTCCATTCGATGTTTCTGTTACGGAACCGGATCAGGATAACAATAAATTTTCTATAATTGATAACGGCTCAGGGACAAGAACTATCATGTTTTTTTCCGTAGATTCAATTCCTGCAGATGCAACTATTAATACTGCTCTGTTAACTATTTATGCTGACACAACAAAATCCTTCCCTGACAATTCTGAAAATTTTATGCTTAGATTGTACCCTGTCACAGATTCTGAATGGCCCATACCTGAAGTGCCTTATGATACAACCAGATATTCAAATCCTGAACTAATAGCTCATACTGACTCCCTGACTATAAACCTGACATCTTTTGTCCAGGACTGGACCTCAGGCAAATCCGAAAATCACGGTTTGATATTTATGGGTGCAAGCGAAGGCACTAATATTTTAGAAAGAAAATTCTTCAGCAGTTCTGCTGCTCTTAACAAAAGGCCTTTAGTGAAAATATTTTATACAATTCCGCCAACAAGGTAA